In a single window of the Campylobacter iguaniorum genome:
- the argH gene encoding argininosuccinate lyase, whose product MQKMWQGRFSADSSELLEAFNASIEFDKELYRQDIAGSKAHATMLGNSGILDKEQSKEIIRGLDLVKEEIESGKFEFRTEDEDIHMSVEKRLSQIIGKELGGKLHTARSRNDQVALDFRLFCQDETKSIANLVLNLIQTLNNIAKSHKDTLMPGFTHLQHAQPVSLSYHMLAYAFMFKRDFERLLSSHARNNLCPLGSAALAGTPHNINRNEVAAALGFDGITQNAMDSVSDRDFALELLFNISLIFTHASRLCEELILWSSSEFKYINISDTFSTGSSIMPQKKNPDVAELIRGKTGRVYGNLMGLLTVMKGIPLAYNKDMQEDKEGVFDSVKAAKTSLVILSEMLKTTEFLEKNMLKACQSGHLSATDLADYLVREQNVPFREAHFITGRCVAMAESLGKDISELNLEELQSVDKDIKADALEVLKLVNSKEARKSLGGTSNQSVEIQLGQIEEFLQTHLK is encoded by the coding sequence ATGCAAAAAATGTGGCAAGGACGCTTTAGCGCAGATAGTAGCGAGCTTTTGGAGGCTTTTAATGCTTCTATTGAATTTGATAAAGAGCTTTACAGGCAAGATATCGCAGGTAGCAAAGCCCATGCCACAATGCTTGGAAACTCAGGTATTTTAGACAAAGAGCAAAGCAAAGAGATCATTCGCGGGCTGGATTTGGTCAAAGAAGAGATAGAATCTGGTAAATTTGAGTTCAGAACAGAAGATGAAGATATACATATGTCTGTAGAAAAAAGGCTATCTCAGATCATAGGCAAAGAACTTGGCGGTAAGCTTCACACCGCAAGAAGTAGAAACGACCAAGTAGCACTTGATTTTAGATTATTTTGCCAAGATGAAACCAAGAGCATAGCAAATTTGGTGCTAAATTTGATCCAAACCCTAAATAATATTGCCAAATCTCACAAAGATACGCTTATGCCTGGATTTACTCACCTCCAACACGCCCAACCAGTCAGCCTTAGCTATCACATGCTAGCTTACGCTTTTATGTTTAAAAGAGATTTCGAAAGACTGCTCTCAAGCCATGCTAGAAACAACCTTTGTCCGCTTGGAAGTGCAGCTCTAGCTGGAACTCCACACAATATAAACAGAAACGAAGTCGCTGCGGCTCTTGGTTTTGATGGTATAACCCAAAACGCAATGGATAGCGTCAGCGATAGGGATTTTGCTTTGGAGCTGCTTTTTAATATCAGTTTGATTTTTACCCACGCTTCAAGACTTTGCGAGGAGCTGATTTTATGGAGTTCTAGCGAATTTAAATACATAAATATAAGCGATACATTTAGCACAGGCTCAAGCATAATGCCTCAAAAGAAAAATCCAGATGTAGCTGAGCTTATTCGTGGCAAAACTGGTAGAGTTTATGGCAATCTTATGGGACTTTTGACCGTGATGAAAGGCATTCCGCTAGCTTACAATAAAGATATGCAAGAGGATAAAGAGGGTGTTTTTGATAGCGTTAAGGCTGCTAAAACTTCACTTGTCATACTATCTGAAATGCTAAAAACAACTGAATTTTTAGAAAAAAATATGCTAAAAGCTTGTCAAAGCGGACATCTCAGCGCTACTGATTTGGCTGATTATCTTGTGCGTGAGCAAAACGTGCCATTTCGTGAAGCTCACTTCATTACAGGTAGATGCGTAGCTATGGCTGAGAGCCTCGGCAAAGATATAAGCGAACTTAACCTAGAAGAGCTTCAAAGCGTCGATAAGGATATTAAAGCCGACGCTCTTGAAGTGCTAAAACTAGTAAATTCAAAAGAGGCCAGAAAATCTCTTGGCGGCACAAGTAACCAAAGCGTAGAAATCCAGCTGGGTCAGATAGAAGAATTTTTGCAAACTCATTTAAAATAA
- a CDS encoding metal/formaldehyde-sensitive transcriptional repressor has product MHTVANKEKLLLRTKKIKGQVEAIIRALEDEKDCFKVLQQISAVRGATTSLMGEVLDGHIKEHLGNSATNEQRDEEIANLTSLLKSYFK; this is encoded by the coding sequence ATGCATACAGTGGCAAATAAAGAGAAGCTTTTATTAAGAACTAAAAAGATAAAAGGTCAAGTAGAAGCGATTATAAGGGCTTTAGAAGACGAAAAGGATTGCTTTAAAGTGCTTCAACAAATCAGTGCTGTGCGTGGAGCAACCACATCTTTGATGGGTGAAGTTTTAGACGGACATATCAAGGAACATTTAGGAAATAGTGCGACAAACGAGCAAAGAGATGAAGAGATAGCAAATCTCACATCTCTTTTGAAAAGTTATTTTAAATGA
- the dmeF gene encoding CDF family Co(II)/Ni(II) efflux transporter DmeF, with protein sequence MNSQTLLKNRTYNHNFHSPNNLAKKGTLQAMIFTLIMMIVEIIGGMYYGSMALLADGWHMSSHALALGLAFFAYAMANKYANDVKFNFGTFKIEILAAFTSAIFLLGIAFFMIYESISRLINPTIIAYKEAIIIALIGLVVNLICAYLLRGEHSHDHTHEHSHPNDLNLKAAYIHVITDAMTSVFAIIALIAGLVFGATWLDPLMGIVGSILIFIWAVSLIKRSSKILLDANMNDEIVNEVLEILTSKKYNNLNLEDLHILQVAGDKYACIISVSSDELVDIKEIKNDLLIHEELVHIIIEVK encoded by the coding sequence ATGAATTCACAAACACTACTAAAAAATAGAACTTATAACCACAATTTTCATAGCCCAAATAATCTAGCCAAAAAAGGCACTTTGCAAGCCATGATCTTCACTCTTATCATGATGATAGTTGAGATAATTGGCGGAATGTATTATGGCTCTATGGCGCTTTTAGCCGACGGCTGGCATATGAGCTCTCACGCTCTAGCTCTTGGACTTGCATTTTTTGCTTACGCTATGGCAAACAAATATGCAAATGATGTTAAATTTAACTTTGGAACGTTTAAAATAGAGATTTTAGCAGCTTTTACAAGTGCTATTTTTCTTTTAGGAATTGCTTTTTTTATGATTTATGAATCTATTTCTAGGCTGATAAATCCCACAATCATAGCGTATAAAGAAGCAATAATAATAGCTTTGATTGGTTTAGTTGTAAATTTAATATGCGCCTATTTGCTACGTGGCGAGCATTCCCACGACCACACGCATGAGCATTCGCACCCAAACGACCTAAACCTAAAAGCAGCTTATATTCACGTAATCACCGATGCGATGACTTCAGTTTTTGCTATCATAGCCTTGATTGCAGGTTTAGTATTTGGTGCGACTTGGCTTGATCCATTGATGGGAATAGTCGGCTCTATTTTGATATTTATATGGGCTGTTTCTTTGATAAAACGCTCGTCAAAAATCCTCCTTGATGCAAATATGAATGATGAGATCGTAAACGAAGTCTTAGAAATCTTAACTAGCAAAAAATACAACAACTTAAATTTAGAAGACTTGCATATACTTCAAGTTGCTGGCGATAAATATGCTTGCATAATTTCTGTTAGCAGCGACGAGCTTGTCGATATAAAAGAGATTAAAAACGATCTTTTAATCCACGAAGAACTTGTTCATATAATTATCGAAGTTAAGTAA
- a CDS encoding FeoA family protein → MNLTELDKDQKAILKSIDGEQSTKRRLRSFGLDVGSQIQIKQKSISDLNIELSSEFGLIALRKEEAQMIECEPIKQ, encoded by the coding sequence GTGAATCTCACAGAGCTAGATAAAGATCAAAAAGCCATACTTAAAAGTATAGATGGCGAGCAATCTACCAAAAGAAGACTTAGGTCTTTTGGGCTTGATGTAGGATCTCAAATTCAAATAAAACAAAAAAGTATATCCGACCTAAATATAGAACTCTCAAGCGAATTTGGACTAATTGCTTTAAGAAAAGAAGAAGCACAAATGATAGAATGCGAACCAATCAAACAATGA